A single genomic interval of Zunongwangia sp. HGR-M22 harbors:
- the galB gene encoding beta-galactosidase GalB — MIALKQYITRYFSVGIFILFSLSFLSCNSQVTTSDFEDRKVLFTEGWQFQQNDDITNVKKILESDSWEDVYLPHDWSIYKDFDKNSPTGVGGGALRGGVGLYKKSFAISIKDSSSVFKIQFDGVYQNSEVWINGTNLGKRPNGYIGFEYDITRYLKFGEEENIILVKADNKDQPNSRWYSGSGIYRNVWLKKLNKVHVPQWGTFVTTPEINNEKAIVNIKTQIANQFSTKKDISVEIKILEDDKLITNTKGSEFQISSNKENEIEEQLTITNPKLWSVDKPFLYTAQVNIIQGEEVLDRYETKFGIRDFKFDLEKGFILNGKSLKIRGVCLHHDLGPLGAAINTRAIERQLEILKEMGVNGIRTAHNPPAPELLDLCDQMGFIVMDEAFDMWTKPKTENDYSQYWEEWHEKDLRDLIKRDRNHASVFMWSIGNEIQEQWSEEGAKIGNELSEMVKSMDTTRPVTAGMNPPVHVSDEEVTIQFEETKDQPNSLAGSGALDIIGYNYAHQTWEKHQLNFPNTAFIATETTSGLQTRGYYEFPSDTTKIWPVRWDKKFTGGNKDNTVSAFDQVRTPWGSLHETSWKIIKKNDFLSGFYIWTGFDYLGEPTPYEWPSRSSYFGVIDLAGFPKDVYYMYKSEWSKDTVLHILPHWNWEKGQTVDVWAYYNNADEVELFLNGESKGTKRKKEDDLHVMWRFPFQPGTLKAVSRKDGKIVKETIIETAGSAEKLVLSPDRKTIKADGKDLSFVTVTINDKQGNMVPKANHNISFSLEGAGEIYGVASGDPTNHQSFKGTEHTALNGKCLVIIKSYEEAGELKLTATAEGLEKTSVIIQSKNK; from the coding sequence ATGATTGCTTTGAAACAGTACATTACTCGTTACTTCTCTGTTGGAATATTTATTTTATTCTCATTGTCTTTTCTTTCTTGTAATAGTCAGGTTACAACATCTGATTTTGAGGATCGTAAAGTCTTATTTACAGAAGGATGGCAATTTCAACAGAATGACGATATAACCAATGTCAAAAAGATATTAGAATCAGATAGTTGGGAAGATGTCTACCTACCACATGATTGGAGTATTTATAAAGATTTTGATAAAAATAGTCCTACAGGTGTAGGAGGTGGAGCCCTTCGTGGAGGTGTTGGCTTGTACAAAAAAAGCTTTGCAATTTCAATTAAGGATAGTTCTTCTGTATTCAAAATTCAATTCGATGGAGTTTATCAGAATAGTGAGGTTTGGATCAACGGAACCAATCTTGGTAAACGGCCTAATGGATATATCGGTTTTGAATATGATATTACCAGATATTTAAAATTTGGAGAGGAAGAGAATATTATTTTGGTAAAAGCAGATAATAAAGATCAGCCAAATTCCAGATGGTATTCGGGTAGCGGTATTTATAGAAATGTGTGGCTTAAAAAGTTGAATAAAGTACACGTTCCACAATGGGGAACCTTTGTGACCACTCCTGAAATCAATAATGAAAAGGCCATTGTAAATATCAAAACTCAAATTGCAAACCAATTTTCAACGAAAAAAGATATTTCCGTAGAAATAAAAATTTTGGAAGATGATAAGCTTATCACTAATACCAAAGGTTCAGAATTTCAGATATCTTCAAATAAGGAGAATGAAATAGAAGAGCAGCTTACGATTACAAATCCAAAATTATGGTCTGTAGATAAGCCTTTCCTATATACGGCGCAAGTAAATATAATTCAGGGAGAAGAAGTTTTAGACCGCTACGAAACTAAATTTGGGATCCGCGATTTTAAATTTGACTTAGAAAAGGGTTTTATCTTAAATGGAAAATCCTTAAAAATTCGAGGTGTCTGTCTCCATCACGATCTAGGACCATTAGGAGCAGCAATTAACACCCGCGCTATAGAACGCCAGTTAGAAATTCTGAAAGAAATGGGCGTTAACGGTATACGTACTGCGCACAATCCACCGGCTCCAGAATTACTTGATTTGTGTGATCAAATGGGATTTATCGTAATGGACGAAGCATTTGATATGTGGACTAAACCTAAAACTGAAAATGATTATAGCCAATATTGGGAAGAATGGCACGAGAAAGATTTAAGAGATCTAATTAAAAGAGATCGTAATCATGCAAGTGTTTTTATGTGGAGTATCGGTAACGAAATTCAGGAACAATGGAGTGAAGAAGGTGCTAAAATAGGTAATGAGTTATCTGAAATGGTAAAGAGCATGGATACCACAAGACCAGTTACTGCAGGGATGAATCCACCAGTACATGTATCTGATGAAGAGGTTACCATACAATTTGAAGAAACCAAAGATCAACCTAATTCGCTTGCAGGCTCTGGAGCTTTAGATATTATAGGTTATAACTATGCACATCAAACCTGGGAGAAACATCAACTAAATTTTCCAAACACAGCATTTATTGCTACTGAAACCACTTCTGGTTTACAAACTAGAGGCTATTATGAATTTCCTTCAGATACTACTAAAATCTGGCCGGTACGCTGGGATAAAAAGTTTACTGGTGGTAATAAAGATAATACAGTTTCTGCGTTCGATCAGGTACGTACACCTTGGGGATCGTTGCACGAAACCAGTTGGAAAATCATTAAAAAGAATGATTTCCTTTCTGGATTTTATATCTGGACAGGCTTTGATTATCTAGGAGAGCCTACACCTTATGAGTGGCCTTCCAGAAGTTCTTATTTCGGAGTTATTGATCTAGCGGGTTTTCCTAAAGATGTGTATTATATGTATAAGAGTGAGTGGTCTAAAGATACCGTTCTTCATATTTTACCGCATTGGAATTGGGAGAAAGGACAAACTGTAGATGTTTGGGCTTATTATAATAATGCAGATGAAGTTGAATTGTTTTTAAATGGAGAGTCCAAAGGAACTAAACGGAAGAAAGAAGACGATCTTCATGTAATGTGGCGTTTCCCTTTTCAACCAGGAACGCTAAAAGCGGTTTCTAGAAAAGATGGAAAAATCGTCAAAGAAACCATTATCGAAACTGCTGGTAGCGCGGAAAAATTAGTGCTATCGCCAGATCGAAAAACAATAAAAGCAGATGGTAAAGACTTATCATTTGTTACGGTAACCATTAACGATAAACAAGGCAACATGGTTCCTAAAGCGAATCATAACATATCCTTCAGCTTAGAGGGGGCTGGAGAAATTTATGGAGTTGCCAGCGGCGATCCCACGAATCATCAATCTTTTAAAGGAACCGAGCATACCGCTCTAAACGGAAAATGCCTAGTTATCATAAAATCTTATGAAGAAGCTGGAGAATTAAAATTAACTGCAACTGCTGAAGGTTTAGAAAAAACTTCAGTAATCATACAATCGAAAAATAAATAG
- a CDS encoding glycoside hydrolase family 31 protein yields MLSVALGISSLGFSQVQNTDVLNEPVDVSKDFENYQNTFYFADELMDFNPKTGKGTLKYNRYEYQTRQAFNNMLMKPDTVAANEFPSTEYAEAPELPFEIQFVSDRTVRLKMTSGPQFNQPETSLMLVDGTAANHPELWNYSKIDKGHQFKSEHGKVEIIAKPWHVNIYDEKGKLLTSTLHNSDVQNTYTPVLPFSFVRRNSDYSRSFSPVFSLQPDEKIFGCGESFTQFNKRGQKVILYTDDANGVQNETMYKPIPFYMSSRGYGVFMHTSSPITVDFGKYFNAANKMMLGDDVADLFFFLGDPKDILDEYTDLTGKAAMPPLWSFGFWMSRITYFSEKEGREVAKNLRDYEIPSDVIHFDTGWFDVDWRNNYEFAKERFDDPKAMMADMKEDGFHVSLWQLPYFTPKNTLFNEIVDNDYAVKDRKGNIPYEDAILDFSNPETVEWYQGKLKHLLDLGVSVFKVDFGEAAPYSGIYHSGRTGFYEHNLFPLRYNKAVAEITKKINGYTLIWARSTWAGSQRYPLHWGGDAATTNSAMSATLRGGLSLGLSGFSFWSHDVGGFVTKSPENIYRRWTPFGMLSSHVRSHGEPPTEPWEYSKSFLKDFRNADNMRYKLMPYIYAQAKESSEKGLPMMRALFVEYPNDAGSWLIDNEYLFGESMLVAPLFEEETSREVYLPKGTWIDYQTHKIYQGGWHTIEAGDIPIIALVKNGTILPHIKLAQSTKDMDWTQLELQVFADKETNSAKGKLYLPEGEKLENISVEKDGNSFKLKQTSLSDKINFKTETIIK; encoded by the coding sequence ATGCTATCGGTAGCATTAGGTATTAGTTCTTTGGGATTTTCACAAGTTCAGAATACCGATGTTTTGAACGAACCCGTAGATGTAAGTAAGGATTTTGAAAACTATCAGAATACTTTTTATTTCGCTGATGAGTTGATGGATTTTAATCCGAAAACAGGGAAAGGAACTTTAAAATATAATCGTTACGAGTATCAAACTCGGCAGGCATTCAATAATATGTTGATGAAGCCAGATACCGTTGCTGCAAATGAATTTCCTTCTACAGAATACGCAGAAGCGCCTGAACTTCCTTTTGAAATTCAGTTTGTTTCAGATCGTACAGTTCGCTTAAAAATGACTTCCGGTCCGCAATTTAATCAACCTGAAACTTCACTAATGCTGGTTGACGGTACTGCCGCAAATCATCCTGAATTATGGAATTATTCTAAAATTGACAAAGGACATCAATTTAAAAGTGAGCACGGTAAAGTAGAAATTATTGCGAAACCATGGCACGTAAATATCTATGATGAAAAAGGGAAGCTATTAACCAGTACGTTACATAATTCAGATGTTCAAAATACGTACACACCTGTGCTGCCTTTTTCCTTTGTAAGAAGAAACAGCGATTATTCCAGAAGTTTTAGTCCGGTTTTCAGCCTTCAACCAGATGAGAAAATATTTGGATGTGGGGAATCTTTTACCCAGTTCAATAAACGAGGGCAAAAAGTTATTTTGTATACCGATGATGCTAATGGAGTACAGAACGAAACGATGTACAAACCAATTCCTTTCTACATGAGTAGTCGAGGTTATGGGGTATTTATGCATACTTCCTCTCCGATTACGGTAGATTTTGGAAAGTATTTTAATGCAGCAAATAAGATGATGCTAGGTGATGATGTTGCAGATTTATTTTTCTTCCTGGGAGACCCTAAAGATATTTTGGATGAATATACAGATCTTACAGGTAAAGCCGCAATGCCACCACTTTGGTCATTTGGTTTTTGGATGAGTAGAATTACATATTTTTCTGAAAAAGAAGGGCGTGAAGTAGCTAAAAACTTAAGAGATTATGAAATACCAAGTGATGTAATCCACTTCGATACGGGGTGGTTTGATGTTGATTGGAGAAATAATTATGAATTTGCCAAAGAACGTTTTGATGATCCTAAAGCCATGATGGCAGATATGAAGGAGGATGGTTTTCATGTAAGCCTATGGCAATTACCATATTTCACGCCAAAAAACACTCTGTTTAATGAAATCGTGGATAATGATTATGCGGTTAAAGATCGGAAAGGAAATATCCCTTACGAAGATGCAATACTAGATTTTTCGAATCCTGAAACCGTAGAATGGTATCAGGGAAAACTGAAACATTTGCTAGATCTTGGTGTAAGTGTTTTTAAAGTAGATTTTGGAGAAGCAGCACCTTATAGCGGTATCTATCATTCTGGAAGAACTGGTTTTTACGAACACAATTTATTCCCATTACGCTACAACAAAGCAGTTGCAGAAATTACTAAAAAAATTAATGGCTATACACTAATCTGGGCAAGAAGCACCTGGGCGGGGAGCCAACGTTATCCTTTACATTGGGGGGGCGATGCTGCCACTACAAATTCAGCGATGTCTGCAACCTTAAGAGGTGGTTTGTCTTTAGGACTTAGTGGTTTTAGCTTTTGGAGTCATGATGTTGGTGGTTTTGTAACCAAATCTCCTGAAAATATTTACAGAAGATGGACACCATTTGGGATGTTATCTTCCCATGTAAGAAGTCACGGCGAGCCACCTACAGAGCCTTGGGAATATAGTAAAAGTTTCTTGAAAGATTTTAGAAACGCAGATAATATGAGGTACAAACTTATGCCTTATATCTACGCACAGGCTAAAGAAAGTTCAGAAAAAGGACTTCCAATGATGAGAGCATTATTTGTAGAATATCCCAATGATGCGGGATCTTGGCTTATTGATAACGAATATTTATTTGGCGAAAGCATGCTGGTGGCTCCTTTATTTGAAGAAGAAACTTCCAGAGAGGTGTATTTGCCAAAAGGTACCTGGATAGATTATCAAACGCATAAAATTTATCAAGGTGGATGGCACACGATCGAGGCTGGTGATATTCCGATAATAGCTTTAGTTAAAAACGGTACCATTTTACCGCATATCAAACTAGCGCAATCTACTAAAGATATGGACTGGACACAGTTAGAACTTCAGGTGTTTGCAGATAAAGAAACCAATTCAGCCAAGGGAAAACTTTATTTGCCTGAGGGAGAAAAATTAGAAAATATTTCTGTTGAAAAAGATGGAAATTCATTTAAGCTGAAGCAAACTTCTTTATCAGATAAAATCAATTTCAAAACAGAAACAATAATAAAATAA
- a CDS encoding SusC/RagA family TonB-linked outer membrane protein, protein MKQQTIFKMRLKPYFLATIFFMCSMFTVWAQEKEITGVVTSADDGMPIPGVSVIIEGTSRGTTTDFDGNYQIEASSKESLSFSYIGFETQTLSVGNQTEINVSLQVSTSELDEIVVVGYGTQRKKVSTAATSMVESEDLIQTASIDATSALQGQTSGVNITSTSGQPGANMTVNIRGVGTAGNNSPLYVVDGVVVENGIGYLDPSIIERVDILKDASAASIYGARAANGVVLVTTKKGKEGVTSVSVNSYVGFQEVARTLDLLDSREYGLIMNEARVNSGYAPLYTQEELNNAANTDWQDELFNNGAIKQNHSVLISGGTEKVNYSTGLSYYGQEGIIGSQTDQSQYDRITFNNNITYEIIEDHLKIGENFSFANEYNKGVSDAGIYSNNIRGFLNAPPTMPVYDENGDYAGSDISSDITNPLGSLYYGNFNESKTNRAVGNIFAEVSHSDFTFRTSFGADINDNTYRAFNPIYELSSVAYNNTSQVTQSANKSISWIWENTLNYQTTLADVHNIDILLGTSARQNIYEGQSATGRDLTFNDFEHAYLSNATDQIQNSVSGQRVDYSIQSYFTRLLYDYDSKYLFTATLRRDGSSEFGSNNKYAYFPAFSVGWNIDRENFFPDNSFINSLKLRGSWGQNGNDQFSQQFAYISTISSYNKNYHFGTGDNEMPLEVGSSPDDLSNPDLKWETSEQFDLGFDARIFSDINVTFDYYRKETKDWLVQASVPLIAGANAPFINGGDIRNEGVEFSASYNTDLGEDWSLTVNGNISYNKNEVLRIANSEGIIHGDSNLLFQGLDEMNRVEVGHPIGYFYGLKTDGIFQNEDEIQQYAQNGALIQPNAQPGDVRFVDLNGDGRINQDDKTEIGNPNPDINFGFNVQLQYKAFDFSVYTYGMAGFQNVYGVRDYSRPFNNYTTEIVNRWTGEGSSNTLPRTTWGTTSNGNYTRFSDLYVEDADFLRIKTVNLGVDLTKLTDQLDAFSRFRIYVTSNNLYTFTNYKGMDPEIGFGNANQSWARGIDVGYYPQPRTYMVGLNVNF, encoded by the coding sequence ATGAAACAACAAACTATTTTTAAAATGAGGTTAAAACCTTATTTCTTAGCTACGATTTTTTTTATGTGCAGCATGTTTACTGTTTGGGCACAAGAAAAGGAAATCACAGGTGTGGTCACCTCCGCTGATGACGGAATGCCGATTCCCGGAGTTAGTGTTATTATAGAAGGAACCAGTAGAGGTACTACTACAGATTTTGATGGTAATTATCAAATAGAGGCTTCATCTAAAGAAAGTTTATCATTTAGCTACATCGGTTTCGAAACTCAAACACTTAGTGTTGGAAATCAAACTGAAATAAATGTGAGTCTACAAGTGTCAACATCAGAGTTAGATGAAATTGTAGTAGTTGGTTATGGTACGCAGCGTAAAAAAGTATCTACCGCTGCCACATCTATGGTAGAATCTGAAGATTTAATACAAACTGCGAGTATAGATGCAACAAGTGCTTTGCAAGGACAAACTTCTGGAGTAAATATTACTTCAACTTCAGGGCAACCTGGGGCTAATATGACCGTAAATATTAGAGGTGTAGGAACTGCTGGTAATAATTCTCCTTTATATGTTGTAGATGGAGTTGTGGTAGAAAACGGTATTGGGTATTTGGACCCTTCAATAATAGAACGAGTAGATATTCTTAAGGATGCTTCCGCTGCTTCTATTTATGGGGCTCGTGCTGCTAATGGTGTAGTACTGGTAACTACTAAAAAAGGTAAGGAAGGTGTAACTAGTGTTTCTGTGAATAGTTATGTAGGTTTTCAGGAAGTAGCCAGAACCCTTGATTTATTGGATAGCCGGGAATATGGATTAATTATGAATGAAGCCCGAGTAAATTCAGGATATGCTCCGCTTTATACTCAGGAAGAGTTGAATAATGCGGCAAATACAGATTGGCAAGACGAATTGTTTAATAATGGTGCCATCAAACAAAATCATTCAGTATTGATTTCAGGAGGAACTGAAAAAGTAAATTATTCTACAGGACTTTCTTATTATGGACAGGAAGGAATTATTGGTAGCCAAACCGATCAGTCACAATACGATCGTATTACTTTCAATAATAACATCACTTATGAGATAATTGAAGATCATTTGAAAATCGGAGAAAATTTCTCTTTCGCAAATGAATATAATAAAGGGGTGTCTGATGCCGGAATTTATAGTAATAATATAAGAGGGTTTTTGAATGCTCCGCCTACAATGCCGGTTTATGATGAAAACGGAGATTATGCAGGTTCAGATATTAGCTCTGATATTACAAATCCATTAGGCTCACTTTATTACGGTAACTTTAATGAAAGCAAAACGAATAGAGCAGTAGGTAATATTTTTGCTGAAGTTTCTCATAGTGACTTTACCTTTAGAACTAGTTTTGGAGCAGATATTAATGACAACACGTATAGAGCTTTTAATCCAATTTATGAGCTTTCAAGTGTAGCGTATAATAATACTTCTCAAGTTACTCAAAGCGCGAACAAATCGATTTCTTGGATTTGGGAAAACACCTTGAATTATCAAACTACATTAGCAGATGTTCATAATATTGATATTCTTTTAGGTACTTCGGCAAGACAAAATATTTACGAAGGTCAATCGGCTACCGGAAGAGATCTAACCTTCAATGATTTTGAGCATGCTTATCTATCTAATGCTACAGATCAAATTCAAAATTCTGTAAGCGGGCAAAGAGTAGATTACAGTATTCAGTCTTATTTTACAAGATTATTATACGATTATGACAGCAAATATTTATTTACAGCAACATTAAGAAGAGATGGTTCTTCTGAGTTCGGTAGTAACAATAAATACGCCTATTTCCCTGCATTTTCTGTAGGTTGGAATATCGATAGAGAGAATTTTTTCCCGGATAATTCTTTTATAAATTCTCTTAAATTAAGAGGAAGTTGGGGACAAAATGGTAATGATCAATTTAGCCAGCAGTTTGCTTATATTTCTACAATTAGTTCTTATAACAAAAATTACCATTTTGGTACTGGTGATAACGAGATGCCGTTAGAGGTAGGATCCAGTCCAGACGATTTATCGAATCCAGACCTTAAATGGGAAACTTCAGAACAGTTTGACCTTGGTTTTGATGCTAGAATATTTTCAGATATAAACGTAACCTTCGATTATTATCGTAAGGAAACGAAAGATTGGTTAGTACAAGCTTCTGTACCTCTTATCGCCGGAGCGAATGCTCCTTTTATCAATGGTGGTGATATTCGTAACGAAGGGGTAGAATTTAGTGCTAGTTACAACACCGATTTAGGTGAAGATTGGAGCCTTACTGTAAACGGTAATATTTCTTATAATAAGAATGAAGTTCTAAGAATTGCGAATTCTGAAGGCATAATTCATGGAGATAGTAATTTACTTTTTCAGGGATTGGACGAGATGAATAGAGTTGAAGTTGGGCATCCAATTGGTTATTTCTACGGTTTAAAAACCGACGGGATTTTTCAGAATGAAGATGAGATTCAGCAATACGCTCAAAACGGAGCTTTAATTCAACCAAACGCTCAACCCGGTGATGTGAGATTTGTAGATTTAAATGGCGACGGCCGCATTAATCAGGATGATAAAACTGAAATTGGAAATCCAAATCCAGATATAAACTTTGGTTTTAATGTGCAATTACAGTACAAAGCTTTTGATTTCTCTGTTTACACTTACGGTATGGCAGGTTTCCAAAATGTTTACGGGGTAAGAGATTATTCAAGACCGTTTAATAATTATACTACAGAAATTGTAAATCGTTGGACAGGAGAAGGTAGTTCTAACACATTACCAAGAACAACCTGGGGAACAACTTCAAACGGAAATTATACCCGCTTCTCTGATCTTTACGTAGAAGATGCCGATTTCTTGAGAATCAAAACAGTGAATCTAGGTGTAGATTTAACCAAACTTACCGATCAACTTGATGCCTTTTCAAGATTCCGTATATACGTGACAAGCAACAACTTGTACACATTTACAAACTATAAAGGAATGGATCCTGAAATCGGATTCGGAAATGCTAATCAATCATGGGCTAGAGGGATAGATGTAGGATATTATCCACAACCTAGAACTTACATGGTAGGCTTAAATGTGAATTTCTAA
- a CDS encoding RagB/SusD family nutrient uptake outer membrane protein codes for MKKYIKILGIATLGIMASCSDDFIENSPYTERTEDNFYKTPEDAFEGLVAAYDVLQREGYGGFLMVSEIASDNCFGGFGTADNQVSLEWDRFEYGSDLEMNRPVWEICYMGIYRANIVLENLDGIDWTGNEDLRTQYEAEARFLRAHYHFELARMFGEIVPLDHSLSPEEFESPRAPAEETYALIAEDFKFAADNLSDDNYSLNNSADYGRVTKWAAEAYLAKTFLFYTDYYETSDLAGVVSKQEATTYINDVVNNSGHELIEDFSRLWLASSMENYVGEGNAEMVWAIRFNGSGNGDWGLNEGNRFQVNIATRGSNLGPYAYGWGGAPVNPELYDAYQIGDTRRDATIINYEEEGLEFDNDVRSQRQHTGLSWKKYAPITNEAGEAVVAANGGDIQIDGYEDFAVIRFSDVLLMAAELNMDSDQGFAKDCLDRVRARAFQDDDHSIAVTKENIMEERRLELALEGKRYFDLIRWGLDRAKQAIDNSGDGAQFDVTFRTETNGWFPIPQSQILLSNGAIEQNPGW; via the coding sequence ATGAAAAAGTATATAAAGATATTAGGGATAGCTACATTAGGGATTATGGCTTCCTGTTCTGATGATTTTATAGAAAACAGTCCTTATACTGAAAGAACTGAAGATAATTTTTATAAAACTCCAGAGGATGCTTTCGAAGGTTTAGTTGCAGCTTACGATGTTTTGCAACGAGAAGGTTATGGAGGATTCTTGATGGTTTCAGAAATTGCTTCAGACAATTGCTTCGGAGGTTTCGGTACAGCCGATAATCAGGTTTCTTTAGAATGGGATCGTTTTGAATATGGATCTGATTTAGAGATGAATCGTCCTGTTTGGGAAATTTGTTATATGGGTATTTATAGAGCTAACATCGTACTTGAAAATCTGGACGGTATCGATTGGACAGGAAATGAAGACCTAAGAACGCAATACGAAGCAGAAGCGAGATTTTTAAGAGCACATTATCATTTTGAGCTTGCTAGAATGTTTGGAGAAATTGTGCCTTTAGATCATTCTTTGAGTCCAGAAGAATTTGAAAGTCCACGAGCTCCTGCAGAAGAAACCTACGCACTGATAGCCGAAGATTTTAAATTTGCCGCAGATAATCTAAGCGACGACAATTACAGCTTAAATAATAGTGCCGATTACGGTAGAGTTACAAAATGGGCAGCTGAAGCTTATCTAGCTAAAACATTTTTATTCTATACCGATTATTACGAAACTTCAGATTTGGCCGGAGTTGTTTCTAAACAAGAAGCAACAACATACATTAATGATGTTGTAAATAATAGTGGTCACGAACTAATTGAAGATTTCTCAAGACTTTGGCTCGCTTCTTCTATGGAAAATTACGTAGGAGAAGGTAATGCTGAGATGGTTTGGGCAATTCGATTTAATGGTTCCGGTAATGGAGACTGGGGACTTAACGAAGGAAATCGCTTTCAGGTAAATATTGCAACTCGAGGAAGTAATTTGGGCCCATACGCTTATGGTTGGGGAGGTGCTCCGGTTAATCCTGAATTATACGATGCTTATCAAATAGGTGATACCAGACGTGATGCTACGATAATTAACTACGAAGAAGAAGGACTTGAATTTGATAACGATGTTCGAAGTCAACGCCAGCATACAGGATTATCCTGGAAGAAATATGCACCTATTACCAATGAAGCTGGGGAAGCAGTAGTAGCAGCAAATGGAGGTGATATTCAAATTGATGGTTACGAAGATTTTGCAGTGATCCGTTTTTCAGATGTCCTATTAATGGCTGCGGAATTAAATATGGATAGCGATCAGGGATTTGCGAAGGATTGTTTAGACCGGGTAAGAGCAAGAGCATTTCAAGACGATGATCATTCTATAGCTGTAACCAAAGAAAATATAATGGAAGAGAGAAGGCTAGAGCTTGCTTTAGAAGGAAAACGCTATTTCGACCTTATTCGTTGGGGATTAGATCGTGCAAAGCAAGCGATTGATAATTCTGGTGACGGTGCACAATTCGATGTGACTTTTAGAACTGAAACTAATGGATGGTTTCCAATCCCCCAATCTCAAATTCTTTTATCTAATGGTGCAATAGAGCAAAATCCAGGTTGGTAA